A portion of the Streptomyces sp. NBC_00376 genome contains these proteins:
- a CDS encoding ArsA family ATPase: MTQRTDAATTARTDTAASVGSAASVDTAGSTDASADAVDSPYPEPAPALDTDALLDDPDIRIVVCCGSGGVGKTTTAAALGVRAAERGRKVVVLTIDPARRLAQSMGIDSLDNVPRRVPGIDGEGAGELHAMMLDMKRTFDEIVEAHADAERARAILENPFYQSLSAGFAGTQEYMAMEKLGQLRARDEWDLIIVDTPPSRSALDFLDAPKRLGSFLDGKFIKLLMAPAKMGGRAGMKFLNVGMSMMTGTLGKLLGGQFLRDVQTFVAAMDTMFGGFRTRADATYKLLQAPGTAFLVVATPERDALREAAYFVERLAAEDMPLAGLVLNRVHGSDAARLSAEHALVAAENLDGVGIVDQTAGKAGLRDRTDRSATSPEAVPPPDNSEYECEDTEDREPTPGHVPDPPAPDTSGTASVEELTAGLLRLHAERMQVVAREQHTRDRFTALHPEVAVTEVAALPGDVHDLEGLRAVGDRLATGSAPAGAA, from the coding sequence ATGACACAGCGCACGGACGCGGCCACGACCGCAAGAACGGACACGGCCGCGTCAGTGGGCTCGGCCGCGTCGGTGGACACGGCCGGCTCGACGGACGCGTCGGCGGACGCGGTCGATTCCCCCTACCCCGAACCGGCCCCCGCGCTGGACACCGACGCACTGCTCGACGATCCGGACATCCGGATCGTCGTCTGCTGCGGTTCGGGCGGCGTCGGCAAGACCACCACCGCGGCAGCACTGGGCGTACGGGCGGCCGAGCGCGGCCGCAAGGTCGTCGTCCTCACCATCGACCCGGCCCGCAGACTCGCCCAGTCCATGGGCATCGACTCGCTGGACAACGTCCCGCGCCGGGTGCCGGGCATCGACGGCGAGGGCGCCGGGGAACTGCACGCCATGATGCTCGACATGAAGCGGACCTTCGACGAGATCGTCGAGGCGCACGCGGACGCCGAGCGGGCTCGCGCGATCCTGGAGAACCCCTTCTACCAGTCCCTGTCGGCCGGTTTCGCGGGCACGCAGGAGTACATGGCGATGGAGAAACTCGGGCAGCTGCGCGCACGCGACGAGTGGGACCTGATCATCGTCGACACCCCTCCGTCGCGCTCCGCGCTGGACTTCCTGGACGCGCCGAAGCGGCTCGGTTCCTTCCTGGACGGAAAGTTCATCAAGCTGCTGATGGCCCCGGCGAAGATGGGCGGCCGGGCCGGGATGAAGTTCCTGAACGTCGGCATGTCGATGATGACCGGAACGCTCGGCAAACTGCTCGGCGGTCAGTTCCTGCGCGATGTACAGACCTTCGTCGCGGCGATGGACACCATGTTCGGCGGATTCCGCACCCGGGCCGACGCCACGTACAAGCTGCTGCAGGCACCCGGCACGGCGTTCCTCGTCGTCGCGACGCCGGAGCGGGACGCGCTGCGCGAGGCGGCGTACTTCGTGGAACGGCTGGCCGCGGAGGACATGCCGCTGGCCGGCCTGGTGCTCAACCGGGTCCATGGCAGCGATGCCGCCCGGCTCTCCGCCGAGCACGCCCTGGTCGCCGCAGAAAATCTTGACGGGGTCGGCATTGTGGATCAGACGGCCGGGAAGGCTGGACTTCGTGACCGGACCGACCGGTCGGCCACCTCTCCCGAGGCCGTTCCCCCGCCCGACAACTCCGAGTACGAGTGCGAGGACACCGAAGACCGCGAGCCGACGCCGGGACACGTTCCCGATCCACCCGCTCCCGATACGTCCGGGACCGCTTCCGTCGAGGAGCTGACCGCAGGTCTGTTGCGGCTGCATGCCGAACGGATGCAGGTGGTCGCGCGCGAGCAGCACACACGTGACCGCTTCACCGCACTGCACCCCGAGGTCGCCGTGACCGAAGTGGCCGCGCTGCCCGGTGATGTACACGATCTCGAAGGGCTCAGGGCCGTCGGAGACCGGCTCGCGACCGGTTCCGCCCCGGCCGGAGCTGCGTGA
- a CDS encoding ArsA family ATPase: MSRFQVVSGKGGTGKTTVAAALALALATEGRRTLLVEVEGRQGIAQLFETESLPYEERKIAVAPGGGEVYALAIDAERALLDYLQMFYKLGSAGRALKKLGAIDFATTIAPGVRDVLLTGKACEAVRRKDKQNRYVYDYVIMDAPPTGRITRFLNVNDEVAGLARIGPIHNQAQAVMRVLKSPETAVHLVTLLEEMPVQETADGIAELRAAELPVGRVIVNMVRPHLLDEDTLRTAAGGRRKEIAKALTRAGVTGSAGLVRPLVEQAAEHAQRVELEREQRAVLAGLELPGYELPLIGEGMDPAGLYDLATELRKQGVGEAGDEGAGQGAGQGVGA; this comes from the coding sequence GTGAGCAGGTTCCAGGTCGTCAGCGGCAAGGGCGGTACCGGTAAGACCACGGTTGCCGCCGCCCTCGCGCTCGCCCTCGCGACCGAGGGCAGGCGCACCCTTCTCGTGGAGGTCGAGGGCAGGCAGGGCATCGCCCAGCTCTTCGAGACGGAGTCCCTTCCGTACGAGGAGCGCAAGATCGCCGTCGCGCCGGGCGGCGGCGAGGTGTACGCCCTCGCGATCGACGCCGAGCGCGCCCTGCTCGACTACCTCCAGATGTTCTACAAGCTGGGCAGCGCGGGCCGGGCGCTCAAGAAGCTCGGCGCGATCGACTTCGCCACCACGATCGCGCCCGGTGTGCGGGACGTGCTGCTGACCGGCAAGGCCTGCGAAGCCGTACGCCGCAAGGACAAGCAGAACCGGTACGTCTACGACTACGTGATCATGGATGCCCCGCCCACCGGGCGCATCACGCGCTTCCTCAACGTGAACGACGAGGTGGCGGGGCTGGCCAGGATCGGCCCGATACACAATCAGGCGCAGGCCGTGATGCGGGTGCTGAAGTCCCCCGAGACCGCGGTTCATCTGGTGACGCTGCTGGAGGAGATGCCGGTCCAGGAGACCGCGGACGGCATCGCCGAGCTGCGCGCCGCCGAACTTCCGGTGGGCCGGGTCATCGTGAACATGGTGCGGCCCCATCTGCTGGACGAGGACACCCTGCGCACCGCCGCGGGCGGCCGCCGCAAGGAGATCGCCAAGGCGCTGACCCGGGCGGGAGTGACCGGCTCCGCAGGGCTCGTGCGCCCGCTGGTCGAGCAGGCGGCCGAGCACGCCCAGCGGGTCGAACTGGAGCGTGAACAGCGCGCCGTGCTCGCCGGACTGGAGCTTCCCGGGTACGAACTCCCGCTGATCGGCGAGGGAATGGACCCGGCCGGTCTCTACGACCTGGCGACCGAGCTGCGCAAGCAGGGCGTGGGCGAAGCGGGGGACGAAGGGGCGGGACAAGGGGCGGGACAAGGGGTGGGTGCATGA
- a CDS encoding DUF4177 domain-containing protein produces MTKWEYATVPLLVHATKQILDTWGEDGWELVQVVPGPNNPEQLVAYLKREKA; encoded by the coding sequence ATGACCAAGTGGGAATACGCGACCGTGCCCCTTCTCGTGCACGCGACCAAGCAGATTCTGGACACCTGGGGCGAGGACGGCTGGGAGCTGGTCCAGGTCGTTCCCGGCCCGAACAACCCCGAGCAGCTCGTGGCCTACCTGAAGCGGGAGAAGGCGTAG
- a CDS encoding RidA family protein codes for MAGAIEAKLAELGLTLPDVVPPLASYQPAVQSGVYVYTSGQLPMVDGKLAVTGKVGAEVTPDEAKELAKTCALNALAAVKSVAGDLDRIARVVKVVGFVASASDFTGQPAVINGASELLGAVLGDKGVHARSAVGVAVLPLDAPVEVEVQVELAGA; via the coding sequence GTGGCGGGCGCGATCGAGGCGAAGCTCGCCGAGCTCGGGCTGACGCTGCCGGACGTCGTGCCGCCGCTGGCCTCGTACCAGCCGGCCGTGCAGTCCGGGGTGTACGTGTACACCTCGGGCCAGCTGCCGATGGTGGACGGCAAGCTCGCGGTCACCGGCAAGGTCGGCGCGGAGGTCACGCCCGACGAGGCCAAGGAGCTGGCGAAGACCTGCGCGCTCAACGCGCTGGCCGCCGTGAAGTCCGTCGCGGGCGACCTGGACCGGATCGCGCGTGTGGTGAAGGTCGTGGGCTTCGTCGCCTCGGCGTCCGACTTCACCGGGCAGCCCGCCGTGATCAACGGCGCCAGCGAGCTGCTGGGCGCGGTGCTCGGCGACAAGGGCGTGCACGCGCGCAGCGCGGTGGGCGTCGCGGTGCTGCCGCTGGACGCGCCGGTCGAGGTCGAGGTCCAGGTCGAGCTGGCCGGGGCCTGA
- a CDS encoding NUDIX hydrolase — protein sequence MSNGQWYPPEWPDRIRALAAGELSAATPKRAATVMLLRDSAADTEGGPAVHMLRRRTSMAFAGGAYAYPGGGVDPRDDDRLVGWAGPALESWAERLGVGTPAEAQAIVCAAVRETYEEAGVLLAGPSADTVVSDITGADWEADREALVARELSFAEFLDRRGLVLRSDLLGAWARWITPEFEPRRYDTWFFVAALPEGQRTRNASTEADRTVWIRPGEAADGYDRGELLMMPPTVSTLRALRPYGTAAEALKAADSQDLTPVLAQARLEGGELVLSWPGHDEFTKRIPGGPTGGGPGRGAGESPGGGAGEGPGGAGGESV from the coding sequence ATGTCCAATGGTCAGTGGTACCCACCGGAATGGCCCGACCGGATCCGGGCACTTGCCGCAGGTGAACTGAGCGCCGCGACCCCGAAGCGGGCCGCCACCGTGATGCTGCTCCGGGATTCCGCCGCTGACACCGAGGGCGGTCCCGCCGTCCACATGCTGCGCCGCCGGACCTCGATGGCTTTTGCCGGCGGGGCGTACGCCTATCCGGGTGGCGGGGTCGACCCGCGCGACGACGACCGGCTCGTCGGCTGGGCCGGGCCCGCGCTGGAGAGCTGGGCCGAGCGGCTCGGCGTCGGGACTCCGGCCGAGGCCCAGGCCATCGTCTGCGCGGCGGTCCGGGAGACGTACGAGGAGGCCGGCGTCCTGCTCGCGGGGCCGAGCGCCGACACGGTGGTCAGTGACATCACCGGTGCCGACTGGGAGGCCGACCGCGAGGCACTGGTCGCCCGGGAGCTGTCCTTCGCCGAGTTCCTGGACCGGCGAGGTCTGGTGCTGCGTTCGGACCTGCTGGGCGCGTGGGCGCGCTGGATCACGCCCGAGTTCGAGCCCCGCCGCTACGACACCTGGTTCTTCGTCGCCGCGCTCCCCGAGGGCCAGCGCACCCGCAACGCCTCCACGGAGGCCGACCGGACGGTATGGATCCGGCCCGGCGAGGCGGCCGACGGATACGACCGGGGCGAGCTGCTGATGATGCCGCCGACCGTGTCGACGCTGCGGGCGCTGAGGCCGTACGGGACGGCCGCCGAGGCCCTGAAGGCGGCGGATTCCCAGGACCTCACGCCGGTGCTGGCACAGGCGAGGCTGGAGGGCGGCGAGTTGGTACTGAGCTGGCCGGGACACGACGAGTTCACCAAGCGCATCCCGGGCGGGCCGACCGGTGGCGGTCCCGGTCGCGGCGCCGGTGAGAGTCCCGGTGGCGGCGCCGGCGAGGGTCCCGGTGGAGCGGGAGGCGAATCCGTATGA
- a CDS encoding MBL fold metallo-hydrolase, whose translation MSNAAALPGQPRGTVLSGPATARAVNVLAPNASPMTLDGTNTWIVAEPGSDLAVVIDPGPLDDIHLRAVMDTAERAGRRIALTLLTHGHPDHAEGAARFAELTRTKVRALDPALRLGDEGLTAGDVITTGGLELRVVPTPGHTADSLSFHLPADRAVLTGDTILGRGTTVVAHPDGRLGDYLDSLRRLRSLTVDDGVHTVLPGHGPVLDDAQGAVEFYLAHRAHRLAQVETAVEAGYRTASEVVAQVYADVDRSLWPAAELSVLAQLEYLGEHGLI comes from the coding sequence ATGAGCAATGCGGCAGCGCTGCCCGGACAGCCGCGAGGCACGGTCCTGTCCGGCCCCGCCACGGCCCGCGCCGTCAACGTCCTCGCCCCCAACGCCTCGCCGATGACGCTGGACGGCACCAACACCTGGATCGTCGCCGAGCCCGGCTCCGATCTCGCGGTCGTCATCGACCCGGGCCCGCTGGACGACATACATCTGCGGGCCGTCATGGACACCGCCGAGCGGGCCGGCCGCCGGATCGCGCTCACGCTCCTGACCCACGGGCACCCCGACCACGCGGAGGGCGCGGCCCGGTTCGCCGAGCTGACCCGTACGAAGGTACGTGCCCTGGACCCGGCGCTGCGGCTGGGCGACGAGGGTCTGACCGCGGGCGATGTGATCACCACCGGCGGCCTGGAACTCCGGGTCGTGCCGACCCCGGGGCACACCGCGGACTCGCTCTCCTTCCATCTGCCCGCCGACCGGGCGGTGCTGACGGGGGACACGATCCTCGGGCGCGGCACCACGGTCGTCGCGCACCCGGACGGGCGGCTCGGCGACTACCTCGACTCGTTGCGGAGGCTGCGCTCGTTGACCGTCGACGACGGCGTGCACACGGTGCTGCCGGGGCACGGTCCGGTGCTGGACGACGCGCAGGGCGCGGTCGAGTTCTACCTCGCGCACCGGGCGCACCGGCTGGCCCAGGTGGAGACGGCGGTCGAGGCCGGGTACCGGACGGCTTCGGAGGTGGTGGCTCAGGTGTACGCGGACGTGGACCGGTCCCTGTGGCCCGCCGCGGAACTCTCGGTGCTGGCCCAGCTGGA